The stretch of DNA ctagatctattctcgagatagattgcatggggtgttcttgtagctatggtggctaggagttcataccggatctacccaaagggggttcgacttgcttcagggtatcccgttgaaaggggtggcgtcgtgacaggccgttgccactaagtaggttgggtatcgagggatcggattggaggttttgatttaaagaggctttggatgagatgcatgttgatcttactcgtttagctagaactacaactagaatgcgtgtgataggtttagtcatgccttcggtcatgctttatccttaccgatgttcatggatgagatcaaccttcgtacatcactcatatctatcaaaggttcaccttttatatgcaattaatgcttcatgttaggatagatccgttagattagatggaaaaccctagtaagttcattgtcgatccacggattgataaaccttgggggaatactctaagggaaaagctaccacgaaccgtgcgcttgtggtataCAAATCaggggcgttagtgaacgtcaacacgGGGGCAGAGGGTGGCGGAGGGCGGGACGGGGCAAGGTAGGgcagcggacggcggcgcggattGGGCGAGCGGAGGAAGACGATTGATTTTTTTTGCGAGAGGAGGGGCGGGGAGGAGGAATGGATAAGGGGAAGGAGGGGGCTCTCGCTCGACGATTAAAGGGAGAGCGCTCTCTCCGTAGATGCCTCCGAAAAAAATGCTATGTGCGAATTGTTCACCGCTCAGGAATCCGACGCGAGAAGGGAGTACGGCGAACACGGAACAGAGTGCAGAGGTGCCCGCGCCGTACCGAAACAAGTTACTGTAACTCTGTAAGCACTTTTTTATGAAAGCTTGAGCACAATGCGCAGCTGATGCGTGCAAATCTGCCAGATGATCCGTGTCCAGGCCCCATCTGGATAGATGGATTCAGGAAATGCACATTTACAGCGTCCTCGTCTGTGAAGCAGAAGAAAAACATAGAGAAGGAAACAAATGCAGTAGATTATATACGACTGCTCCGAAATTCTATACCGCCTTTGAGCAGTACTTTTGTAATTAAATTCAATAAGTCTCTTGGATAATGCAGAATACATTGTGGATTGCACAAGTCcgattttttttcctattttcccCAATTGCTAGCTGTTGTTCATATTATCTAAGCCTATATGACATGACTAAAGCATACATGCTCCGGTCCACAATACTTTTCAGTTTGGCAGTAGAATAAGGAAAGGCAAGATATAAATCTATCTTGGTTTCAATTAGGTAAAATAGTTATTTTGGTCCATCAACTATACTGCAAGGGTCAAATTCATCACTCAACTTTTAAATCAGCCAATATAGTCCCTCAACTTTCATTTTAGGGTCATACCTGTCCTCATGCTAATATTGTACTCCATAAtaacataaaataaatgcaaaaaatCTTTTTTACCCTTGGCTTATTCTTCCCCTCCTTAATTTTCACTCTTCATGCGCTCACAATACAATGCGATCTatgaataaataaaattatatgTTCCAAAATTAACATTTGTGATGTTCAACTCCTAAAGGCATTGATGCTCATGCCACTACACTGGTTTGCTTGTATTGgctaaatattttttaagtAATAATGAACTATTGAGGAATTTAGAAGGGGAAGGAGATAAGGTAATGATGACTTTTTGCATAAATCTCACGTTATTATGGAGTATAATATagcacaaacatgagtttgacTCAAAAATAAAAGTTGAAGGACTATATTGGCCTATCTGAAAGTTGAGGGATGAACTTGACCCTCAAATAAAAGTTGAGAGACCAAAACATCTATTTTGTCTTTCAATTAATATTCTTTAAAATATGCATGCATCATGAAGAAGTTATTTAATGATATAGTTGATGAAGGGTAAGGCTTTTTTGGGTGGCGGGGGTGGCAAGGTTTCTACTATTTGTGGAACAAAAGGAATTTTGAAAGCTGTAAAGAAAACAAACTAAAGCAACATGTATGCTGAACGGTAGGAACTACTGCTTCGAATCTTTTTGCCACTTTAAAGTGGTTTGGTTCGAAGATTGGTATTTCGCTGCCATCCAACAAGAACTAGGGTAAAACAAACAATTTGAACCTTGAAAAGTTGTAGACAAGGGAATCATAGTTCcgtaaagagtaaaatgcaccggaGGTTCATCAACTTGTAAAGAGGTGTCACTTAGTTCCACTAactctgaaaatgcatttttaggtacATAAACTTGTTAAGTCGTTCACCACAGGTCCATAACTCTCCACATAAGCATGTAACGCTGACATGGCACGCTGACTAGTCATTTCCTCTCTCAGTCCTCTCCTGCTTTCTCTATCTCCGTCTCAAACATTTTATCGAGCATGTTTTGTGCAACCAGGTGAGCAGCTTCCTACGGTGGGCAAGGCAAGCTGTCATGCCACGCTCCAGCCGCATCCTCACCTCTTCCAGGTCGCGGATGGCTCGGCTCATGGAGTCGCCCGTTGTCCAGAGGCCAGCTTGCAGCGAGGCCATGGCGTGGATGTCCACATCGGCGCCGGCGCAGAAGGAAGGCGGTCACGTTTGCGCCGAGCCTCACGGCGAGCTCGTTGGCCATGGTGTTGAAGCTTGTAGGTGCACAGGCACCTCCTGATCTGCATGCGTTGGCGGCCACAGGCAaggtgcggcagcggcggcctgcTGGCGCAGGCGGGTGTGCCACCCCCGCGTGGGTTGCGACCGCTTCGGGCTGGctctcccctcctccccggTGCCATTCCCTTCCCTTTCCCCCTTTCTCTCTTCTCCGATCCCAACTCAGGTCGAGCCGAGCTCCTCCGCCACCGGCAGTAATACACCGGCCacaccccctccctctccgatTCGCTCTGCGAGAGGCtcccccacctcctcctccaccttccccgccATTTTCCCTACCCGTTCTAGTCGTTTCCTGGCCGAAATCGCCTATGCCCCGACTGGTCACTATTGAAGTTTGCCGGAGCTCCGAGCCATACACCGACAAACTTCCTCCGGTCTTTCTCCACTCAAGCCGAGCCCACGACgagcaccacgccgccgccctcatCCTCCCTAGACCATTTCTTCGTTGTCGTGGACTGCCCTCTGTCGCTCCGCTTGTCGCGGCCCGCCTCCGCGTggcctgcgccgcgccgccgcacgccatggcTGCACCTTTGTGTGGCGGCGGTGTGCCGCCACCGTCCAGCTCGCCGCTGGTAGCCCACGGCCGCCCATGCCACTGCCGGCCCTGGCCTCACCATTCAGCTGGCAAACGAACTCGCCGTGAGGCTGGGCGCGAACGCGGCAGCCTTCCTtccacgccgacgccgacgccgacgaggaCATCCACGCCATGGCCTTGCTTTGCTGCAAGCTGGCCTCTGGACAACGGGCGACGCCATGGGCCGCGCCGTCCGACGTGCTCGACATCACCTTCCGCACGCTCCGCTTCTTCCCGCCTCCACTGCCGTCCACCGACCTCCTTGCAGTCCTCCCGAGCGCGTTCGCCGCCGCGTTGGGCTTCTTCCCCGCGCTCGCGGGCCGCGTCCGCGACGgccacgtcgtcgtcggcgccggcgctgtTGTTCCCCTCGTCCTCGCGGCGTTCGAGCTATCCGTGGCTGACGTCGACACCGACGTGCCTAGCTCGGCCCTGCATGACCGCCTCGCGCCGATGGACAGGGAAGGCGACATCGCGGATGGCCCGGCGCTCACGCTCCAGGCCACGCGGTTCGCGTGCAGTGGCATCGCGCTGGGGATGCGCATGGCGCACGCGCTCAGCGACGGCGTGAGCGCCGCccgaactggccaccaccgtGCCTTGCCCATGGACGCCGCCGTGTAGGTCGCGCAAGCCGTTGGCAAGAAGATGGTGAAGGTGGTGATGCTCGGGTCGCTTGATGAAATGCCTCAACCAGGAGGTGCTTTGAGGAGCCAAGTCAGCATGCCATGTCAACGCTAGGAGCACGCATGGACAATTATGGACCTGCAGTGAACAACTTAATAAGTTCATAGAcccaaaaatgcattttcagagttagtggacctaagtgacacctcgttacaagttgatggacctccagtgcattttacttttctgtaaaaatttgccAATGGCATAcactacaatttttttttgaaagatgcaTATGTACACTACAATATGGATATCGGGAACATTTACATGCTTCATCTGTGTCAAGgattgtaaaaataaaaaattcacgGTACTCACTGGCTCCCATGACGTACACATTCTCCATGAATGATGAAACCAAACACGTCCTTGGCGCGACGCCTTGGATCTGTCTGCCGTGTGCCCGTGTCGTCTTGCGCGAGATCGAAGAGCACAGTGTGCGCAGCAATACGCCGCGCCCATACCTCCACCCCGATTCCAGCCGTTTTTTGCTGCTCCCGCCCGCACCCGGATGCCAACAAGCCCCAAGCAACTGTGGCTACACcacctcacccccccccccccccccccccccccccccccatacgCACACGGAGTCGCTCACACGCCAGGCCACCATCTCCAGTGGCAGAGCCGTAAGACGAGGCAACCACCGCGCCCACTTCCGTCACGCCGCGCGCGACGACGAGCAACCTTATCCACATCTCCCCCACTTCTCCAGTTTCACTTCACCACCCTCCCCTTCCGCCCGCCGCTATAAAGTCCACGCCTCCCCGCCCGTTGCCAGACGCGAACCAGACGCCCTCACCTCTCCGGTTGTTTACCCTCACTCCAACCGCTCGCGGTCGTGGTCACAGACACAGGGCGGCCGTTCTCTCTCCGTATCTCCCTCTTTTTCTCCAGACCGGAGGCGGATGGCCGGGCGGAGCAGCAGCCTCTCCACGGTCGCGTCGCACCGGATGTTCGCGCCGGCGCAcgccggcgtgggcggcgccgacCACGGCGCGGAGCTCGACGAGGCCGACGTCATCtggggcggcggcccggcgtcgtcgtccccgtcgtcgccgtcgccgttccTGCCCCCCGCCGCGGGGGCTGACCCGTACGCGCGGTCGCCGCCAGTGGCCGCGCCGTCCAAGCCCAAGCCGCGCGGCGGCCCGGGCCCGGCGTCGGTGCCGGTCAACATCCCGGACTGGTCCAAGATCCTCGGCGCCGAGTACGCCGGGAGCtgcgcgggcgcgcgcgggtGGGCGGCGCACGACGACGCGTTTGCCGAGGACGCGGCGGGCAGCGGGGGCCGCCGCTGGGTGCCGCCCCACGAGATGCTGCAGTGccgggagcgcgcggcggcgtccttCTCCGTGCGGGAGGGCGCCGGGCGCACGCTCAAGGGCCGCGACCTCCGCCGCGTCCGCAACGCCATCTGGGAGAAGACCGGCTTCCAGGACTGACCCGGTGGCAGCAGCCTCGCAGCGAgccagccaccgccgcccgccgcctacCTCGACGGCAATGCCCTCCGCGGCCTCGTTGATCCCGTTCTCGCCTttgaggaggagggagagaggagcgtTCCGCTCTGATTAGTGGCCTCAATCATTATGGATTGATTCgatgagttttttttcttttcttttttgctttattttgttctCCGCGTTTAGTCGTGATGGTCAATGAGCATGAGAGAGTAGAGATGAAGGCCTCTGTTTTGGCATTTTTCCCCCCGGAGAGGCCCGGTCGATGTACTACTACCACTAGTAAAATTAATTCACCTTGGTTACTAGTATTAATGATCTGCTTTTTTCTACTGCGAGTGCTGCGGTTTTTTCACCTTTTCTAATGTTGTTAAACTATTTCTGACCAATTTCCTTTGAAACATGCTACTAGTAGAGTTACCCTCTAGAGCTATCGGTGAATATTTTTTTAGTTCCTTGAGTCCTATTTTAATATTGTTACTGTAGCAGTGTAGCTATCTTGTGGATGGATTTCCTCAGTACTGTGACAATCGTATGAGAATTGCTTAAGTTGATGTCGCATTAGCAGCAGTAAATGATCCGTTGCTCTGATTTGAGTTTCAGACAGCATTTTTCTTCTAATGTTGAATTATTGGCTGTTGCAAAGCACCAAAGAAGATTATATGACAGCCTACTACATGGGGGCCCGGGGGACAGATTTGACGTGTGGAGggtagagaagaaaagaaaaacaatgtGAAATATGGATAGGACGAAAAAGAAGGAGAGACAAGTAAGGTGTGGGCCCGCTCTCTGATTGGAGGAAGGGGGCGAAATGTCGCCACTTAGCATTAACTAGTTAGTTAGCACATACAGTACATGTAGGAGTAGTTAATTGCAAAGTGAGAATATGCCGGTTTCCATTTGCGCCCACAGGAGAAATGCTACGCCGACACCGCACACGGCgctccttcttttttttttgacacgggCACACGCCACACGGCGCGCCTAGATGTGAAGGAAGATGACTTGACGTGCAGTGCCCATGTCCCCATAGCGGCGGATTTGATGGTCAGTAGGTCGATCAACTAAAGTTATGTTTAGTGGTGCAACTAATGGTTGATGTCGACATGCTGATTTTGAGTGACGGGGTGATTTTCCTACTTATAACCCTGTAAACTATAAAACCGAATACGGTACATCCTGAACTATTCAAAACCATCTAAATAACCCATTAGGCGGTTTTGAAGGGTGGCTTTGATGATGTGGCATCTTGTACGGATGCTGAGATGGCAGTGACTTAACGAATGACGTGGATCGAGCAAATTTATTGAAAGTAAAAGACACAAATATTTGATTTCAAAGTATTTTGTTATACTTTGTAGATTAATTTATGCATTCTATAGACGCAAGTCAATCAATGTCACCATGCCACCTAAGCAAAACCACCCTTCAAAATCACCTAGAGTATTATTTTAGAAGGTTTTGAATAGTTTATGGTCTTCATATCCAGTTTTATAGTTAGAGTGTTAGGTAGACAAATTCAAATATCTTAAGGGATTATGTAGATTTTTTTCTAGCATGGACGTGGGAATGCTGACATTATTGGAAAACAAGTTCAGCGCATGAATTGGAAACGGGTGAAATTCGAAACCGTATCAACACATGTTGTAAGAAATTGGTACGACCGCATGTTGCAGAAGACCAAACGTGGATCACGAAAGCTGTGTACACATCTTCGATCTTTCCATACATACTAtgagaagatatatagatttttttttctctccgaGGAAGAGCATTTCGAGATAGCACCATATCGGCATATGGTACAAACCCCATTTACAGCCCAAGAATATTCCCGAGCATGGGAGGAAAAAGAGGGGGGGGGATTGGGGGATGGCGAGAGAGTGTTGCAACTGCGCGGCAACTCAGCTCTCAAGTTCCGAGCAGGTAACCCGTTGAAAAGTGTGGGGTGCCTGATGGGTGCGCGTAGCCAACGACAGCGACGCCTCCCCACTCCGTATCTCTATCTCCCCTCTCCCACCCGAGCCCAAAAAGATGCCGAGTCAGAATGCGTTGGCGCCTGCCTGTGCAGAGAGAGATGGGGGGacgaggagggggggggggggggggtggcactGGCAGCTCGCCGCGGTGGGTGGCTGCTTTGTTTAAAAGGTCCgcggcgcgggagcggaccGCCGCGTTTGCGTTTGCGTTGGCGCTGGCTGTGTAGCGCCTCGACCTGGACCTCTGGACCAGAGGGCACGGTCGCTGTCCTTGATAATTGTGGGGGCGGCGGTCCGCGCTGTGCAGCGGGCGTGTACGTTGACACAGCTTTTGTCGCCGGGAGGGGAGGGGTAAAAAAAAAAATGTGGCGAGGCATCGCACTACGGCGCCAATTTTCCACGATTAAATTTCTTCTACGCCACTGAGAAATATAACTCATTCCTTATGTGCTATTGAAAAATAACTCATCCCCTCTATGCCACTAGTTTTAATTTTTCATCCCTTGTGTGCCATTCTGTTACTAACGACGTCGTCGACGGGCACGGCGTGCGAGGTCTTGTTGACGGATGCGGTCTCGCCCGTGAGCGAGCCCTGCTGGACGCGGAGCGTGGATGTGACGAGGCGCACGACGCGCATGTCGGCGGGCACCTTGTCCCCGACGCGGAGCTGGACGACGTCCTTGGGGACGAGTTCCCTGGCGGGGACGACGACGGCCGGCCCAACTCCGTGGCCACCGGCGACGACGGCCACGTGCTGCCGgcgtcggccacgcgcgccgccaTGCTCGTCCGCATCAACACCCTGCTCCAGGGCTACTCCGGCATCCGCTTCGAAATCCTCGAGGCGATCGCCGCGCTGCTCAACGCCAACGTCACCCCGTGCCAGCCGCTCCGGGGCACCATCACCGCGTCGGGCGACCTGGTCCCGCTCTCCTACATCACGGGGCTCGTCACCGGCCGGCCCAATTCCCTGGCCGTCACGCCCGACGGCAGGAAGGTGGACGCCGCGGAGGCGTTCAAGGCTGCCGGCATCCAGCACGGCTTCTTCGAGCTGCAGCCCAAGGAAGGGCTCGCCATGGTGAACGGCACGGCGGTGGGCTCCGGGCCCGCCGAGGAGAGCCCCCGCGACGCCGAGACCGCGAGCCGCGCCTCGCAGTCTGCGACGGAGCGCGCCCACGCCGGGAagccgtcgccgtcggggatcggcggcgccgcctcgcCCATGGTTGCGCCCTTGGTGTTCTTCTTCAGCGGGGCGCCCACGGAACGGGTCTGTGCGTCCGAGACGGCGCgggtccggcggcggggcgcccgCTGCCTTGTTCGGCTGCAAGTGGAGTCGGAGGAGAGGAGGCACGGCAGGGGGGGTTCAAATAGGGTGCGGGAGGAGGGCTACGGAGGAAGGTGGCAGGAAGCTTCCTACCCTGCCAGCGCCGCGAGCGCGGCCACTCCCAACCGCCCGCCGAGGATGGGGAGGAGAcgggccacgcgccgccgccgggagggaggaggagacggcgTGGCGACCGAGCGGCTCGGTCCGCCCACGGGCCGCAGCGGCACGGAGCCCGCCCGCCCAGGAGGGGGGCCGCCGCCCtggccccgccgcggccgcgtacCTCGTCGTGGGAGGAAGGAGCAGGGTCCgaccgcgctcgccggcgccgcggctaTGCTCCGCCCGCTCCCCCCTCCACGGCTCCGCGCCCGGGCCGCCCAACGCTGGGGGAGcgggggagccggcggcgccgtAGACCGTGACGGGGAGGgagcggaggacggcggcgggcagGACGCGCTTCGGGAGCCGGGACGCGGCGAGATGGAGACGGCAACAAACAACCCAACTAACGCCGTTAGTAACGGAATGGCACAGAAGGGATGAAAAATTAAAACTAGTGGCATAAAGAGGATGAGCTATTTTTCAATGGCACATAAGGGATGTGTTATATTTCTCAGTAGCATAGAAGGAATTTACTCATTTTCCACAAACTcgggcgcagcagcagcacacgaTGACGATACAGCTGTCCGGTGCACGTAACTTCTGGTTCACTTGTTACTTGTACCGTACTAGCTCGGACGCGACGGTTCGCCAAACTTTTCCAGCCCCGTCCTTCCGTGGGTGTGTTTAGactatctccaaccattcccccatccaactcccccaaacatactatttattatattttactacctccctccaaaagatttccccgtataactccttctctccaaccattcccccatatttattccctctatatactatcactcattaactaactatttatttatcgttttttaattttaaaaaaaatcatacattatttgtactgtcataatacgcattatcatcatgttacgggaCTCAAACATgattaatatcgcgaagaaacggtgtgattagagatatagaggagttggaactcaccctatatatgggggagtttcaactcgcCCCATATACAGGGGGAGCTTTGGGAGACCCCAAAGCTCCCCCTACGTGGGGTGGGGGGCGCTTTACAGGGCTCCGTTGGAGTAAGCCTTAGATCCCACAAAAACCTCCCAacgtccaaactttccatcacatcaaaatcacatcgaaacattaaatatagcaaataatctatacatggagtactaaatgtaggtaaataaaaaaactaattacatagttttgatgtacgttgcgagacgaatattttgtgcctagttaggtcatggtaggacaatatttatcacaaacaaaTGCTACAGTGTCTGATGTGACTTCTCGCATCCCTTTTAATGCTCGGCGGGCACAGAGTGGGGATGGATCGGATAAGACTGGCCGAAAGATGGGTGTTGTACCGGCTGCCTCGCGAGGCAACGGAGATAACATGGGTTGTTTCCCTCATCTTCTCCAGCTCTAGGTTCAGGACTGTGAGAAAAATCGCACATGGGATCGCAGTCCGTGCGGTAATCTGAATATCTGATGGGGGTGAAATGGGGAGACAACCTTTGACGTCTCGCTGGTTATCGTGATCAGCCGGGAAGAGGAGTGGTGTGGTGGGGACTGTGGAGGAATCTTGGCGCGTGCGTGAACTACTGAACTGAACTGTAAAGGCCAAGCTACCTAGCAGCTGCATTGCTCACGTGTCAATCAAACAGAGGTACACACAGTAGAAGATGTAGGCGCGCTTATAATTGACCTCCCATGTAGGCCGGCCAACCTTCCTGGCCAAAGCCATCTGATCAGGCGCTACCAATCATGTGGAcggttttttatttcttttctaaAAAATACGAACAGACACCATGTCGATGATTGTGAACGAGCACGTTACGTGTGTGGACCCAGTGAACTGCTACCGAGGACATCATATCCACTGGCAAGTGGGCCCTGCCAGCACCTTGCCACTACATAGAGTACGGACCCGGTCATTACTCACTATCCGGCCGGTGATTAAAAGCCTGCAAAGAGAGTGTTATTAGGACACGTTATTTTCCTGAGAGCAAGTGTTAGGGCATGCTTATTACGTGTGGTCCATCCAGCAGGCCTGAAAGCGGGCGATTCCCCACGCCGTAGCGAGCCCGCCGCTGCCGTGGCAGCATCCTGGTGGCTCGGAGGCGCGGCCAACCCCCGTCCGACCAACC from Panicum virgatum strain AP13 chromosome 9K, P.virgatum_v5, whole genome shotgun sequence encodes:
- the LOC120650748 gene encoding uncharacterized protein LOC120650748, translating into MAGRSSSLSTVASHRMFAPAHAGVGGADHGAELDEADVIWGGGPASSSPSSPSPFLPPAAGADPYARSPPVAAPSKPKPRGGPGPASVPVNIPDWSKILGAEYAGSCAGARGWAAHDDAFAEDAAGSGGRRWVPPHEMLQCRERAAASFSVREGAGRTLKGRDLRRVRNAIWEKTGFQD